From Actinopolyspora lacussalsi, a single genomic window includes:
- a CDS encoding diguanylate cyclase (GGDEF)-like protein (product_source=TIGR00254; cath_funfam=3.20.20.450,3.30.70.270; cog=COG2199,COG2200; pfam=PF00563,PF00990,PF01590; smart=SM00052,SM00065,SM00267; superfamily=141868,55073,55781; tigrfam=TIGR00254; transmembrane_helix_parts=Inside_1_31,TMhelix_32_54,Outside_55_63,TMhelix_64_81,Inside_82_100,TMhelix_101_123,Outside_124_132,TMhelix_133_152,Inside_153_164,TMhelix_165_187,Outside_188_201,TMhelix_202_224,Inside_225_228,TMhelix_229_248,Outside_249_885): protein MIEHHRSSESGLTADVPRPPVRSEVSPRRRRIFLGFSLSVLLSGMLVSLLAALWLPFPRDPDLLFIGPLLAVGFLLAEQLTIDVDAKRVGWTISFTEIPLILGLLTAPFEVVLAANLVAGLAMQVRKRAASHVAYNAGVLCWEIAVPFLIAGTCRGALGEVVPLWLCAGIGAASSSLISCGCAVAALYALGNGMRVSAGLLLGGRTLVVGLLNTSIGLVGYELAVNTRWGWALVTVLMAGVLALYRAYSGLLREQRDLEALSDVSLRVARSGQHAARVLSDSDAPAVSAIGEQVSVDEWEPVAERIREQLNATRVVLRLSLDPRGEVSTLVAGSPQPEEMNTDGATLLRECSMLQLPGTHVRSFRSVDAPEDIRGALNRRAAHEALVVPLRGTNQLLGAIEVHDRVSRWRGFGRADIRLLHTLASHLATAMDNRRLLARLRHDAYHDPLTGLLNRTGFREMSAEALQESTAVVLRVDLELLTTVSEALGYAWGDRMIVAAGRRMREYLGAHVPVARLEANSFAVLLQGHTEAQAAEIAGVLRELIAEPYPLDKLVVEATAVAGYVSSVPAEEDTEGDVDVLLQRADVAVRAARTGEDGVRGYVPSMGQIFLRRFQLVTQFRQALESGQIEVHYQPKVALPGKRIVGAEALVRWSHPEYGRLSPDEFVPVVEATGLVDALTEFVLERALIRIRDWLDRGLRLSVAVNLSVRNLADETFPERVREAFDRHDVPPGLLTFELTESSVMADPDRSLPVLRRLRALGVVLAVDDFGTGYSSLAYLRQLPVDEVKIDKSFVLGMGTDLSDMAVVRSIVELGHSLELSVVAEGVEDDAARDQLVRMGCDTAQGYLISRPLSEERFESWLWARTRREYPKGAPELGETVLRVN from the coding sequence ATGATCGAGCATCACCGCTCTTCGGAGTCGGGGTTGACCGCCGATGTTCCCCGCCCTCCGGTTCGCTCCGAAGTGTCGCCGCGAAGACGGCGCATCTTCCTGGGATTTTCACTTTCCGTGCTGCTGAGCGGGATGCTCGTCTCGCTGCTGGCAGCACTGTGGTTGCCGTTCCCCCGAGACCCCGATCTGCTGTTCATCGGTCCGCTGCTCGCGGTCGGGTTCCTGCTGGCCGAGCAACTCACGATCGACGTGGACGCCAAGCGGGTCGGCTGGACCATCTCCTTCACCGAGATCCCGCTCATTCTCGGGCTGCTGACCGCCCCGTTCGAAGTGGTGCTGGCGGCCAACCTCGTCGCGGGACTGGCGATGCAGGTACGCAAACGCGCGGCCAGTCATGTCGCGTACAACGCCGGGGTGCTGTGCTGGGAGATCGCCGTCCCGTTCCTGATCGCGGGCACGTGTCGCGGCGCGCTCGGTGAAGTGGTGCCGCTCTGGCTCTGTGCCGGGATCGGCGCCGCCAGCTCCTCGCTGATCAGTTGTGGTTGCGCCGTGGCCGCGCTGTACGCGCTGGGCAACGGAATGCGCGTGTCCGCGGGGCTGTTGCTCGGCGGCCGTACCCTCGTCGTCGGGCTGCTGAACACCTCCATCGGGCTCGTGGGGTACGAACTCGCGGTCAACACCCGTTGGGGCTGGGCGCTGGTGACGGTGCTCATGGCCGGCGTGCTGGCGCTCTACCGCGCCTACTCCGGGTTACTGCGCGAACAGCGCGACCTGGAGGCGCTCAGCGACGTGAGTCTGCGGGTCGCACGTTCCGGGCAGCACGCGGCACGAGTGCTGTCCGATTCGGACGCACCAGCCGTGAGTGCCATCGGTGAGCAGGTCTCGGTCGACGAGTGGGAACCGGTGGCCGAACGGATCAGGGAACAGCTCAATGCCACTCGTGTGGTGCTGCGCCTCTCGTTGGACCCCAGGGGAGAGGTCAGCACCCTGGTGGCGGGCAGTCCGCAGCCGGAGGAGATGAACACCGACGGGGCAACGCTGCTGCGCGAGTGCTCGATGCTGCAACTGCCGGGGACGCACGTTCGTTCCTTCCGCAGCGTCGACGCCCCGGAGGACATCCGCGGGGCGCTGAACCGCAGGGCGGCGCACGAGGCGCTGGTCGTGCCGCTGCGCGGTACGAACCAGCTGCTGGGTGCCATCGAGGTGCACGACAGGGTGAGCCGGTGGCGCGGATTCGGGCGCGCCGACATCAGGCTGCTGCACACCCTGGCGAGTCATCTGGCCACCGCGATGGACAACCGCAGGTTGTTGGCCCGGTTGCGCCACGACGCCTATCATGATCCGCTCACCGGGCTGCTCAACCGCACCGGTTTCCGCGAGATGTCCGCGGAAGCGCTGCAGGAGAGCACCGCCGTGGTGCTGCGCGTCGATCTCGAACTGCTCACCACGGTCAGTGAGGCACTCGGCTATGCCTGGGGCGACCGGATGATCGTCGCGGCGGGCAGGCGGATGCGCGAGTACCTCGGGGCGCACGTGCCGGTCGCACGGCTGGAGGCGAACTCCTTCGCGGTACTGCTGCAGGGGCACACCGAGGCACAGGCCGCGGAGATCGCGGGTGTGCTGCGCGAGTTGATAGCCGAGCCCTACCCGCTCGACAAGCTGGTGGTGGAGGCCACGGCCGTGGCCGGCTACGTCTCCTCCGTGCCCGCGGAGGAGGATACCGAGGGCGATGTGGACGTGCTGCTGCAACGTGCCGACGTGGCGGTGCGCGCCGCGCGCACCGGCGAGGACGGTGTGCGGGGCTACGTCCCGAGCATGGGACAGATCTTCCTGCGACGCTTCCAGCTGGTGACTCAGTTCCGGCAGGCGCTGGAGAGCGGTCAGATCGAGGTGCACTACCAGCCCAAGGTCGCGCTGCCCGGTAAGCGCATCGTCGGCGCCGAGGCGTTGGTGCGTTGGTCGCACCCGGAGTACGGGCGTCTCTCACCGGACGAGTTCGTGCCGGTCGTGGAGGCCACCGGGCTGGTGGACGCGCTCACCGAGTTCGTGCTGGAACGCGCGCTGATCCGCATCCGGGACTGGCTGGACCGGGGGTTGCGGCTTTCGGTGGCGGTCAACCTCTCGGTGCGCAACCTCGCCGACGAGACGTTTCCCGAGCGGGTGCGGGAGGCGTTCGACCGGCACGATGTGCCGCCCGGGTTGTTGACCTTCGAGCTGACCGAGTCCAGCGTGATGGCCGATCCGGACCGCTCGTTGCCGGTGCTGCGCAGACTGCGGGCGCTGGGCGTGGTGCTGGCGGTCGACGACTTCGGAACCGGCTACTCCTCGCTGGCGTACCTCCGACAACTTCCGGTCGACGAGGTAAAGATCGACAAGAGTTTCGTGCTCGGCATGGGGACCGATCTCAGCGATATGGCGGTGGTGCGTTCCATCGTCGAACTGGGGCACTCGCTGGAGCTGAGCGTGGTCGCGGAAGGGGTCGAGGACGACGCCGCCAGGGATCAGCTCGTGCGGATGGGGTGCGACACCGCGCAGGGATACCTCATATCCCGTCCGCTCTCCGAGGAGCGGTTCGAGTCGTGGCTGTGGGCACGGACCAGGCGGGAATACCCGAAGGGGGCTCCGGAGTTGGGTGAGACGGTGCTTCGGGTCAACTGA
- a CDS encoding alpha-beta hydrolase superfamily lysophospholipase (product_source=COG2267; cath_funfam=3.40.50.1820; cog=COG2267; pfam=PF12697; superfamily=53474): MFSGSRARPPIGSAEAVPGYLEHTHWLRYQEFFPGALRSTTTDSPIEHWWSWRGVPLHLDVVRRDDAAAKLLMLHGIGGYGRMLAPYAKLPSLVELEYVAPDLPGHGLSPAVDSRLTYRHWVDCVIDLIAAERVADPRPVVLFGMGLGGWLAYQVAARVPDRVAALVVTSLADPRGPEVRDGLVANPGAGLLSEALARVPVLPAPHRVPLHWLLDITAVSGNARLAATYSADELGGAATIPLRLFRSYLRLPPAVSPANFTAPPLLLVSPEADRWTPGVYSERFMGRLNAPKRSVLLPESGHLPGAEPALAELDRAVRYFFEEFRIPH; encoded by the coding sequence GCGAGCCAGGCCTCCCATAGGTTCGGCCGAAGCCGTCCCCGGGTATCTGGAGCACACGCACTGGCTGCGCTACCAGGAATTCTTCCCCGGGGCGCTGCGCAGCACCACCACGGATTCGCCCATCGAGCACTGGTGGTCCTGGCGCGGTGTCCCGCTGCACCTGGACGTCGTCCGGCGGGACGACGCGGCGGCCAAACTCCTGATGCTGCACGGTATCGGCGGTTACGGCAGGATGCTGGCTCCCTACGCCAAATTGCCCTCGTTGGTCGAATTGGAGTACGTGGCACCGGATCTTCCGGGGCACGGGTTGAGTCCCGCGGTCGATTCCCGCCTCACTTATCGGCACTGGGTGGACTGCGTGATCGATCTGATCGCGGCCGAGCGCGTCGCGGACCCTCGACCGGTGGTGCTGTTCGGGATGGGACTGGGCGGCTGGTTGGCCTATCAGGTCGCCGCCAGGGTGCCGGACCGAGTGGCCGCGTTGGTCGTCACCAGCCTGGCCGATCCGCGCGGTCCGGAAGTGCGTGACGGTCTGGTCGCCAATCCCGGCGCGGGGTTGTTGTCGGAGGCATTGGCCCGGGTGCCGGTGCTGCCCGCACCGCACCGGGTTCCGTTGCACTGGCTGCTCGACATCACCGCGGTTTCCGGCAACGCGCGGCTCGCCGCCACTTACTCCGCCGACGAGCTCGGCGGTGCCGCCACGATTCCGTTGCGGCTGTTCCGGAGTTACCTACGTCTGCCGCCCGCCGTTTCGCCCGCGAACTTCACCGCGCCACCGTTGCTGCTCGTCTCTCCCGAGGCCGACCGCTGGACTCCGGGTGTGTATTCCGAACGCTTTATGGGGCGGTTGAACGCACCGAAACGCTCGGTTCTCCTGCCCGAATCCGGTCACCTGCCCGGAGCGGAACCCGCACTGGCCGAACTGGACCGAGCGGTGCGGTACTTCTTCGAGGAGTTCCGGATACCGCACTGA